GGGGTTGGAGGGGACCCCCTCCCCGCATCTCTGGCCCCATAGTTAAAGCCATATCAGTTAGACTGCAATACTTCAGCACCGGGAGGAGCGGGCGCCGCGCTCCGCCAACCGTGTACAAAGGCACGCGCGGGGCAGGGGCCCCCCTGCCTCGTCCCCCCGTCCCCGCCGCTCGCTCGTCTGTGTCTTGGCCCCGCTGGCCCCCGTCCTCGCATTAGTGTCTCTGTGCCAGGGTGTGCCCCGTCGCTCCATGCGTCCTCGTGTCCGCTGCTCAGACTCCCACCCCCGagtccccactgtccccggGGGCCACCCGCGGCGCCCCTCGCCGTGCTGCTGGGACCCCCACTCTGCCCCCTGCAATAAAGCCAGCGCGGGGCCGAGAGCTGCTGAGCCAGTCCTGGGCTGGGAGTACCCGGCTGCCCTCACCCGACGCTGGACACATGGGTCCCTGGGCCTGGGAAGGGATCCCTGGGCAAGTGCCCTGGGATGTCCCCGGAGCCGCTGCTTGCACCCCAACGGGGGGAGGCAGGGGCACGCCCTCATCCCAGCCCGTCTCTTGCCACACCGtgctccccttccctgtgcttcCTCAGCCACGGCCCCCAGCCGCTCACCAGGGCCCTCCCAGGAGATGGCGGGCAGCTCGGGGCCCCACAGACATGCTGTGACCATCCTGCTCGAACTAGTCTTTGACGAACtaataaaataaagggatttgtACATTGCTCCAGCCTCTTCTCATCCCTTGCTTTCCTGGGCCCCCACATCAACTCCCTCACCCCCACAACCTCAGGGTTGCAGCTCATCACATGTGGGTTGGCCCCCAGCCAGGCCTCTACAGGTGCAGGAAGCAGCCACATGTGGCTCCCAGAGTCCTGCTcattcctgctgccttcctcctccaCAGGCATCTGTCCTCTCTGGGGCTGGGACAAAAGGGATGTCCCAGACATATCGTGAGGgtttctcccccttccccttgACTCCAGGACTTCCCTCACTCAATGACTGGGGATACCCAGGGGTCCAAGGGTTATTTCTGATGGGTCACAGCATTCCACCACTCCAAGAGGGGAACACAAGGCTGTGGGCATGGTTCATCTCATGCCCCCACACCAAGGCAgaggccctggcagtgcccaggttTGGCATAGCTTGGGAGGCTTCAGCTTGGTGCCAGCTTCAGCTCTGACTGATGTGCCATCATTCACCAGCAAAGAGCTCAGCTGTTACCCAGGCGGCCTCAGCAGAGCAGTCACCCATAAAAGCTTCTGTCAGAAGGAAATATGAGCGTAGAGAACGGCAGAGATCTCACAGGCAAGGTCTCCATCGCAGACAGGCTGTGCCCTGTGACCCGGCACGAGTGCAGGCAGGGAGAAATCCCCacagccctccctgggcagtggggacagggcaggggaagggctcTGCCCGGGGCTGGTGGCCGTGGCGTGGCAGCTGCAGCGTCCTCCATGTCCCGATCTGAGCGGTGTCCCCgctgtcacctgtccccaccGTGGGGACGCAGCGCCCCCTGGTGTGGTGACAGCGCAGCACAGGCCACACAGAGAGCGGGGACACGCAGCGGGGACAAGAGGGACAATCCTCGACAGacccctctgccagggccttGCTACGGCCaagggaaggaggcaggggaaggagagcagctcagcaccccctttttcccccttcaaatAGCCACAGGCACCTTCGTTAAAGAAGAAGATTTatcaaaattagaaaaagacgccacaaatattttgaaaaagtcCCAGCTGGGAAAACATCTACATGTTCAAACCCCCCATCCTCCCCTCATTGcctcagcacagggaagggacaTGGGATGTCTGGGACGGGGAGAGGCAGgttgtgtccccagagctgcccttgCCACCAGGCTtttggggacaaggggacagtCACGTATCTCATCACTGCTGGGGAGCCTGGTCAAAGCAGAGCACCTCCCATGGGAGGCTCCTCAGCAGCCACCTTCAGTGACTGATTTACTTTGGCCACTTGCCTTTGGAACAAGCCCCCCACGCCCCAGAGAGTAGGTGGCAGAAGGGGATCCTGCCAGAATCCCCCCATTctccccagcacacagctgccTGTTTATAAAAGCTCCCAAGAACAAGACACACCGAGCTGAGCCCGAggtcacagccctgccaggctggcaaGGAGATGAGCCAGCTCCTTGCCCCACCTATGCTATCTAAGCTCCCACCCTCGAGGGCAGGCAGGTGTCACCTCCCGGGGTGCAGCAGGTCCATCAGGAGTCGTTGGGGAGCCCAAAAAGCTTGACAGTGCCGGCCTCCCGGCTGCTGTCGTATTTGCCATCTTTGTCGTCACAGGCGAAGGCCAGCAGTGGCCTCTTCGGGTGCCAGGCCACTGTGAAGGTGGGGGACTCACACTGCACCTCCCAGAGCTTCTCTCCTGCATGGAAAAGGAGCCACGTCAGCCTGGAGAGCCTCCAGCCCCCTCTGCTGCTCACCTCCCCAGAGCCAAGCACCTGCTGAGTCCCTCAGCGAAGGGGAGAGGCAGCACAAACGCTGCTCCAGCGCCTTTCAGTCACCCAGTGACAAGGTACAGACATGACAGGCATGTCTGCCACAGACTACTGAGGCAGAGGCTCCCCCTCATGGCgttctgctctgcacaggaaaGCTCTTCCTTAGCAGATGGATTCTCCCTGTGTCCTTCCAGCTCTACCAGCACTTCTCCATCCAATTCCCTCCTTGCAGTTCCCCAGAATAAAGCCATTACCTGTCTCCACCTCAGCAATGTCAATGAAGTGATCTTCTGATGCTGAGGCCAGCATCTTCCCGTCGTGGCTGAAGCTCAACGTCCGCACGGGCCAGTCGAGCCTGCAGCAACCGAGGGGAGCAGGCAGTGAGGCACTGACAGCACGGTCCCCAGAGAGGGGGGAAAACAATTTTGGGACAGCTCTACCTACCTGGAGAAGCACCTCACACACACCAGCTCATCCACATCCCAGAGGCTGACCAATGCATCAGCACTGCCTGTGGCAAAGTACTTCCCCATGGGATCGAACTTGATGCAGATGCAGTTGGAAGGATGGGCGTTGATGGACTGGATGGGTTTCAGCTCTGGGTAGCTGTGGAGGTGaagggagagggcagggagcagtgagAGAAGCACAGGGATTCCCTAGAGCAGGGCAGGCATGAGGCACACCAGGACTGGAAGCAAACCCTGCCGAGGCAGGAGACACTGAGTGTCCAGTGAATGAGGCAAAGCATCAGGGAGCATTTcagggagctgagcccagcccccAACTGTGGCAACCTCAGCTCCAGGCAAGCTCATTCCCACCAGAGGGCAGGGGATTGCTGGGATGTGGGGCTCAGGTTTCCCAAGAGCAGCAAAGGCATTTGCAAATGactgcagccagcccagccagctggCCCAGCAGCCATGGGCACCTGCCTGAGGATGTTGATGCAGCCATTCCCATTGGTGAGGAAGAACATGTTGTTATCGTTGTTCCAGGAGATCTCGTTCACCTCAAACTTGAACTGTTCCTCAGCTTTGGAGCGATGTGTCTTGGCATCAATGAAGGTGACCACATCATCCTTGTTCCCCACGGCAATGGTCTGTCCATCAGGGCTCCAGCAGATGTTGATGTTCTCACCTGAAAggacagaaaggcagcaggTGCCACTTCCACTCCAAACAATTCCCAAATGGGAAAGACTACCGGTTGTTCAGACTAATACACAAACCCTGCACAGTAGCTATCCAGCAAAACCAAACTTGTGAGAAGTACAACTTGAAAACAATATGCCACACCCCATTTCAGCCAAGATGGGACCACAGCAACCACCACACAAGGTCATGCCAAAGATCCTCTGAATCCAGTCATCTCTGAGatccagaaaaagcagaagacaaaaataaatacctttgaATAAACATAAGAACATGGCAGGTTGCTGTTACACAATCTTACAATGTCATTCCCAGCCCCAACAACTCAAACTGGACAtttccagagcagagatggTATTTGGGTAAAGCATCACATGAATTCAAATAGTTTTTCTGAATCCacacaaatttttatttccagcatgGCTCTCTGTAAACATGCTTTTCCCCAGTCTCCAGCCTCACAGCCCACTGACTCGAGAAACAACTACAAAGGACATTTTAACAGCAAGCACCATATTTTAGCAGTTCTACCAGTCCTGACCCCACAGTAAATCGGCTCTCATGTGATGAGTGTAATACAAATATAAAGCAATTAGCAATGACGTCCCTACCAGAAATAACCACAGGAAAGGTTCAAAGCTCTGTGCCACTGCAGATGGGCCCCACACAGCTGAAGTCCTGCCAGGACCCAGCTGGGAAGGCAGGGACTCACCTTTGGTGTTGACGGTGGCGATGCACTTGGTGGTGCGGACGTCCCAGATGCGGATGGTTTTGTCCCCTGACGCTGTGACAAACAGGTCAGGGTTGCTGGggtgccagcagagctgatccACGCTGTCCCCGTGGCCCCGGTAGTTGTTCTCCTTCACCTGGAGGGAGAGGGCAGACGACGTGAGGGTGTGCCTAGCTCTGCTCCCACTCCTGCCCACATCCCAGCACGCTGCATCCCCGCTGGGATAGATCAGGAGCCGCGCCcggggccccgccgccgctccggtCACGCTCCCGCGCACGGCCGGCCAGGATGGGGAAGCCCGCCAGGCACCAGCTCCTTTCCCGGCTCGCAGACCCGGCCTGCGCTGTCCTTGGCGGTGCTCCCGTTCCGGTGCACACCGAGTACCCACCCCCAGGCCCGGTACCGACCACCGGGACGCTCTCCCGGCTTCCGGACCCCAGCCCAAGCAGCCGCACCCGGGGTGCCCGAGGGCTCCCGGTACCGATCCGCACCGCCCCCGCCCGATGCCGGCGGATCTCACCAGCCGGTCCTTCTCGAGCACGAAGACGCTGGCGGTCTTGTCGAAGGAGCCGGAGGCGAGGCGGCGGccgcagcagctccaggccacCGAGTGCACCTTGGCGCCGTGCGCCGGGAACTCGCGGCTCCGCGTGTTGGCGCGGAACAGCTCCTGCATGGCCTGCACGTAGGGCGACAGCGCCATGGCGGGGCCGCCGCCACCGGCACCGCGCCCCCCGcgcgcgccccgccccggcACCGCGCCTGACGCCACTtccgccgcccgcccgcgcccggcgcggccccagcggcggagcggagccgccgccgAGATGGATAACAACGTGGTCCTCCTCAGCGATTCGGATTCGGAGGGCACGCCGCCGCTCCAGCCCTGCCGCTCCCGCCACTCGCTGCCCGCCCCCGCCGTGAGTCCGTGACTCCTGCCGGGAACGGCGCCGCTGCCACACACAAGATGGCGGCGCTGCCATGGCGGGCGGGGACGGGAGGGGCGCACGGAGAAGCAGCCTCGGGGGCAGTGGAAGGGGTCGGCGTGAGTTCCCcggtcccgtcccgtcccgtcccagCCGCGTCCTCAGGGACCTCCCACCCTCTTCCTGGCCGGGCTCGGGTCCCCGCGGGCACCTCCTGTCAGCAGAGCCCCGTTCCACAAGCGTGCTCCCCGCAGGGCTCCCAGCCGCCTCGGCCATATACCCTTAGAAAGAGTCCGGTGCCTGCCATAGAGGGTCGCGGTGCCCTCGCTGCACCCCGAGAAGGATCcggccctgcagggctcagcccccGGCGGGGTCCGGCCGCGGGATGCGGCGGGGCGGTTGCCGCCCCTGTTCCCCGTGCCGTTCCTCTGCCCTGTCCCGCTCCGCCGGCGGGTGCGGGGCCGGTGAGGTCGTGCGGCGGTGGTTCCGGCCACGAGGCTCAGGCTCGGTCGGTCCTCAGCCCCGCACCGCTGTCCCGGGTCCTGAGGCGGTTGGAGCCCTGCACCTCCctccccccgcagccccctggGCTTTGCCCTCTCCTTGGGGAAGGCAGCAGTTTTGAGTCGGGGGGAGGAAAGTGGATTTAAATTCTCTGCTAAACGTGTTCCTGGCTTTGAGGTGCTGAGGGcgattttttttcccaagagcaAACAGGCTCTGACCCCTCCTGGGCCTTCTAAAAGCTTGGGAAGTGCAGTGTGTGgcctgctgctggtgcaggcacagctgcctcccttgcctgttcctgctgcccccTGGACCCTGCATCGCCCAGCGAGGCCTGGATGGGAATCCCCAAAGTCTCAGGGCTGCTGTAGCTTTGACTGGTGCCATAGATGTAAAGGCAGCTTTGTTTCCTGCCACTCCTGTcctccagagcagggaatgTGCCATAGAAAAGGTGGCAGGGTTTGGatccctgctgttcctgccAGTGCCTGGGTACAGGAGAGCTCCCTGTGCTTCCATTGCCCTCCCTGGACTTGCCAGTAGGAGTGGCATTTCCCTGTCGTGGGAAAGAGCTGAGCAGGCAGCCAGGTCTGCTCTGAGTGAAGGCACAAGGACATGAGCCCTGAAGGGAGTGGGGAAGAAGAGCCTGGGTTGGGCtcaggctcagctgtgctgccaggggaggctgatcccagagctcagggccacaggccccctTGGATAAGCAGAAGGGTCTTTGCCCCTGTTTTTCTAGGCTGGTACTCTTTTCCCTCTTGGACTACAGTGCCACCATAGcagaggctcctggcaggacaggacattgacactgctgctctgtccccacaggAGATCATTGACCTGACCTGTGAGGATGCAAACACAGACCCGACGCCGTCGAGCAGCCTGGCCATCATCGATCTGACTGAGGACATGTGCAGCCTTCTCCACTCCACCCTTGGTGCTGCTCAGAACTCCAGAAacgctgccccagcagcacacacGTCCCATCCCCaactctgccctgctgcagaaaaagaaatacaggcagtgccagagccaAGCCCTGCACCAGCATCGCACAACACTTCTGTGAAGCTCAGTTCcactgtggtcacagcagaaaCCATGGAGAACTGCAGCTGCCTTTCTCCTGTCTCTAGGCGCCACAGCTGGAGCTCGGAGCAGGATTACAGCACTACCGCCTTTAACAGCAGCTTGGACTCGCAGTCAGACTCAGACTGCCCATCCCCATCTCCCCCCAGCCTGGACAGCAACAGCAGCATGGGAGCTGATGGCCCAGAGGAAgatcctccccagccctgccaggaaaGGAACCTCCCCCCAAGGCTGAGCCCTGCCCCAACCATTCCTATAACACCAGGAAAGGCCCAAAGGTCTTTGCCAGAAGCAAGTGacttcccaccacaccagcCAATCCAGCAAGCCACCCCAGCCAGGACTGACGCTGACAGCAAGGCCTTGCTGGACAAACTGCACAATTTCAGCAGGAGTGGAGTCCAGCACCTTTTCCTCCAAGGCATAGCACCCAACAGGGAAACAGAGAAGGTaaacagggtttggagcagccccTGTGGTAGAGGATGGAGCAagggcagcccctgctctccTTTGCCAGGCAGTCAGGGGCTCTGGTTATTGCAGTTCCCTTCACAGTGGGCCCCACATCACAGCTGGGTTCCTCTGTGTCCAGAGAGCTTTCACCCATTGTCTTGCCTTGTTCACAGCAGAAACCTGGGCTCATCCCCAGCGGGAAGCTGAGCCTGGTGCACACCACCATGGAGGAGAACAGCCTGGAGGGCACCTTATATTTCCTGAATGAGTTTGTCTCCTGCCAGCACTGTCCCCCCAAAGAAATCATCTGCCACCTGATCAAACAGATGCTGTTGGACACCCATGAAGGGGAGATCCTGAATGACATCTACACACTGCTGATGAAGATCCAAATGTATGTGTTCTCCTTGTCCCCTTGTGTCCCCCTGGCACCCTGGGGCTGGCTAGGTGTTCCCAGGGGTCTGCCCAGCATAAGGGTTATTCTCTGTGGTGTTCACTCACAGAACAGGGAGTGATTTCCCCTATAACCCAGGATAATCCTCATGCGAACACAAGCACACTCTAGGCTCTCTGAGGGTGGGTCAGGGACAGCTTGTGTCACAAGGGAGCCCTTGGGAACAGAAGAGTGTGTTTGCCTTGCCCCAAAGCACAGGTCTCATTCTTCACTGCTGTGACTTGGTAGAAGTGCCTTTCCTGGGCTACAGCAGTACCAGCAGTgactggagcagctcccttAGTTCTCTCGGGCCTcccacagagcacagagaggtACAACATTTTATGAGGCCACAGGCCTAGGAGTCCTGGGCATCTCCATGGAGTATAGCCCCTGTCAGGTGCTTCCAAAAAATTAATGTGTTATGAGGAGGAGAAATGGTGAGGGCAAAGATGgagaggggaaggcagggaaggcaCCTGAGCAAGTGGGGCTGGGAGTGGCTGGGGAAGGGCTAAGGGCTAGGGAAGCTGATGGTCAGGCAGTTCAGCACAAATAGACATGGCTGTCCTTGCAGGCTCCATCCAGCCAACATCACCACGGTGGGATGGGAGTGGACACTGGTGAAATTCATCATGGAGCACCAGGTACTTGGCACCTTGTGTGTCACATGGGGCAGGGATCATCCAGCACATGCTGCCTGAGGGTGAATGTTCCTAAGTGCTtcctgtggctgtgctctgctgcagagctggccagTCCAACAGTGAGTGCCAGCTGGGAATCCCACATTTATCCCTTAACCCTCTGCACAGTTTTAGGCAGGTTGTCCCACTGAGGAAGGCATAGATAAACCCTCTCTGGGTCACAGCACTAGTGCAATGTACAGCAATGCCCTTCAGGGTCTTGCCTGAGCCAGGCAGCTCCTCCTACAGCTACTCCTCAGTACATACATCAGTACAATCTCACGACAGCCAGCTTTTCCCTGGTGTTCATAAGCCTGTGGCCCCACCAGACTCATGTGCTCTCCCATCTGTCCCCAGGAGAAGCCCCCTGGCTGGCTCCTCTTCCTGCAGTACGTGGTACAGACCCTGGAGGATGACTTCCAGCACCATCTGAAGTCACACCAGCTGCAGAAGTCAATTGCCAAGAAAATACTCTCATGTGACTTGTGCTTCAGCAATGTCAAGTAAGGGACACCTCCTTGTTCTCTACCCAGAAGCTGAGAGACGGGGGCTTAAGGAACACTTGTCGAGACTCCAGTCAAACTTTCAGACTTTGCAAGAAGCAGTCTTGGGAGACAAAGGGAAGTGTAGGGCCAGCTGTAGGGACTAGGAAAAGATTTACAAAAGCAAACCACCACAGATAACGCAAGGCCTTTCCAGTCACAACAGAATGGACTTTTCCCAGGGATGAGATCAGATTTACATTGCTCAGGACTAAGAAGGAAGCAGTCTTGTAGGCAAGTGTACAAATCAAGAGAGCTCCTCTGTTGAGCTGTTCAACAGAGCTACTCCCCTAACCTGTCCAAGTGGGTGGAATATACTCTTCGTTCTCAGGGCCTTTCCTCAAGCTCCAAGTGGATCTAAAGGTCAGAACACAGCAAAACGAGGCACATCCCCAATAAAATTCTTGTTTCTGTTCCAGGGAAGTGGTCGAGTGGTTGGTGGCAGCAGTTACAGGAGTTGGGTTCTCCCAGCCCCGGGAACAGCTGCAAGAAGCCAGGGCTGAACACAG
This is a stretch of genomic DNA from Vidua chalybeata isolate OUT-0048 chromosome 15, bVidCha1 merged haplotype, whole genome shotgun sequence. It encodes these proteins:
- the SIMC1 gene encoding SUMO-interacting motif-containing protein 1 isoform X3 — translated: MDNNVVLLSDSDSEGTPPLQPCRSRHSLPAPAEIIDLTCEDANTDPTPSSSLAIIDLTEDMCSLLHSTLGAAQNSRNAAPAAHTSHPQLCPAAEKEIQAVPEPSPAPASHNTSVKLSSTVVTAETMENCSCLSPVSRRHSWSSEQDYSTTAFNSSLDSQSDSDCPSPSPPSLDSNSSMGADGPEEDPPQPCQERNLPPRLSPAPTIPITPGKAQRSLPEASDFPPHQPIQQATPARTDADSKALLDKLHNFSRSGVQHLFLQGIAPNRETEKQKPGLIPSGKLSLVHTTMEENSLEGTLYFLNEFVSCQHCPPKEIICHLIKQMLLDTHEGEILNDIYTLLMKIQMLHPANITTVGWEWTLVKFIMEHQEKPPGWLLFLQYVVQTLEDDFQHHLKSHQLQKSIAKKILSCDLCFSNVKEVVEWLVAAVTGVGFSQPREQLQEARAEHSSSSPRLASTQTAQTDQAQTAFFAQKTMLLLQRMLSMAVEVDKSPTCSSRKIADDIFPFILNIPLRSQREALLNTMESQLLRCRLLELLFQHSCDVPTTSSMSLEKVLYFLSHSSVLPQFQDETATWQRWDEMLQYLSLLLLSYHGVKLEHLRTSASDRMKLIAQKAKPRLQDSDDISQLDVQLKMNDFISRMQKMLGEPFPPQIQEKLFMLQELFLIVTAA
- the SIMC1 gene encoding SUMO-interacting motif-containing protein 1 isoform X2, coding for MDNNVVLLSDSDSEGTPPLQPCRSRHSLPAPAEIIDLTCEDANTDPTPSSSLAIIDLTEDMCSLLHSTLGAAQNSRNAAPAAHTSHPQLCPAAEKEIQAVPEPSPAPASHNTSVKLSSTVVTAETMENCSCLSPVSRRHSWSSEQDYSTTAFNSSLDSQSDSDCPSPSPPSLDSNSSMGADGPEEDPPQPCQERNLPPRLSPAPTIPITPGKAQRSLPEASDFPPHQPIQQATPARTDADSKALLDKLHNFSRSGVQHLFLQGIAPNRETEKKPGLIPSGKLSLVHTTMEENSLEGTLYFLNEFVSCQHCPPKEIICHLIKQMLLDTHEGEILNDIYTLLMKIQMLHPANITTVGWEWTLVKFIMEHQEKPPGWLLFLQYVVQTLEDDFQHHLKSHQLQKSIAKKILSCDLCFSNVKEVVEWLVAAVTGVGFSQPREQLQEARAEHSSSSPRLASTQTAQTDQAQTAFFAQKTMLLLQRMLSMAVEVDKSPTCSSRKIADDIFPFILNIPLRSQREALLNTMESQLLRCRLLELLFQHSCDVPTTSSMSLEKVLYFLSHSSVLPQFQDETATWQRWDEMLQYLSLLLLSYHGVKLVFPLAEHLRTSASDRMKLIAQKAKPRLQDSDDISQLDVQLKMNDFISRMQKMLGEPFPPQIQEKLFMLQELFLIVTAA
- the SIMC1 gene encoding SUMO-interacting motif-containing protein 1 isoform X6 — encoded protein: MDNNVVLLSDSDSEGTPPLQPCRSRHSLPAPAEIIDLTCEDANTDPTPSSSLAIIDLTEDMCSLLHSTLGAAQNSRNAAPAAHTSHPQLCPAAEKEIQAVPEPSPAPASHNTSVKLSSTVVTAETMENCSCLSPVSRRHSWSSEQDYSTTAFNSSLDSQSDSDCPSPSPPSLDSNSSMGADGPEEDPPQPCQERNLPPRLSPAPTIPITPGKAQRSLPEASDFPPHQPIQQATPARTDADSKALLDKLHNFSRSGVQHLFLQGIAPNRETEKQKPGLIPSGKLSLVHTTMEENSLEGTLYFLNEFVSCQHCPPKEIICHLIKQMLLDTHEGEILNDIYTLLMKIQMLHPANITTVGWEWTLVKFIMEHQEKPPGWLLFLQYVVQTLEDDFQHHLKSHQLQKSIAKKILSCDLCFSNVKTMLLLQRMLSMAVEVDKSPTCSSRKIADDIFPFILNIPLRSQREALLNTMESQLLRCRLLELLFQHSCDVPTTSSMSLEKVLYFLSHSSVLPQFQDETATWQRWDEMLQYLSLLLLSYHGVKLVFPLAEHLRTSASDRMKLIAQKAKPRLQDSDDISQLDVQLKMNDFISRMQKMLGEPFPPQIQEKLFMLQELFLIVTAA
- the SIMC1 gene encoding SUMO-interacting motif-containing protein 1 isoform X1; its protein translation is MDNNVVLLSDSDSEGTPPLQPCRSRHSLPAPAEIIDLTCEDANTDPTPSSSLAIIDLTEDMCSLLHSTLGAAQNSRNAAPAAHTSHPQLCPAAEKEIQAVPEPSPAPASHNTSVKLSSTVVTAETMENCSCLSPVSRRHSWSSEQDYSTTAFNSSLDSQSDSDCPSPSPPSLDSNSSMGADGPEEDPPQPCQERNLPPRLSPAPTIPITPGKAQRSLPEASDFPPHQPIQQATPARTDADSKALLDKLHNFSRSGVQHLFLQGIAPNRETEKQKPGLIPSGKLSLVHTTMEENSLEGTLYFLNEFVSCQHCPPKEIICHLIKQMLLDTHEGEILNDIYTLLMKIQMLHPANITTVGWEWTLVKFIMEHQEKPPGWLLFLQYVVQTLEDDFQHHLKSHQLQKSIAKKILSCDLCFSNVKEVVEWLVAAVTGVGFSQPREQLQEARAEHSSSSPRLASTQTAQTDQAQTAFFAQKTMLLLQRMLSMAVEVDKSPTCSSRKIADDIFPFILNIPLRSQREALLNTMESQLLRCRLLELLFQHSCDVPTTSSMSLEKVLYFLSHSSVLPQFQDETATWQRWDEMLQYLSLLLLSYHGVKLVFPLAEHLRTSASDRMKLIAQKAKPRLQDSDDISQLDVQLKMNDFISRMQKMLGEPFPPQIQEKLFMLQELFLIVTAA
- the SIMC1 gene encoding SUMO-interacting motif-containing protein 1 isoform X5, with protein sequence MAALPWRAGTGGAHGEAASGAVEGEIIDLTCEDANTDPTPSSSLAIIDLTEDMCSLLHSTLGAAQNSRNAAPAAHTSHPQLCPAAEKEIQAVPEPSPAPASHNTSVKLSSTVVTAETMENCSCLSPVSRRHSWSSEQDYSTTAFNSSLDSQSDSDCPSPSPPSLDSNSSMGADGPEEDPPQPCQERNLPPRLSPAPTIPITPGKAQRSLPEASDFPPHQPIQQATPARTDADSKALLDKLHNFSRSGVQHLFLQGIAPNRETEKQKPGLIPSGKLSLVHTTMEENSLEGTLYFLNEFVSCQHCPPKEIICHLIKQMLLDTHEGEILNDIYTLLMKIQMLHPANITTVGWEWTLVKFIMEHQEKPPGWLLFLQYVVQTLEDDFQHHLKSHQLQKSIAKKILSCDLCFSNVKEVVEWLVAAVTGVGFSQPREQLQEARAEHSSSSPRLASTQTAQTDQAQTAFFAQKTMLLLQRMLSMAVEVDKSPTCSSRKIADDIFPFILNIPLRSQREALLNTMESQLLRCRLLELLFQHSCDVPTTSSMSLEKVLYFLSHSSVLPQFQDETATWQRWDEMLQYLSLLLLSYHGVKLVFPLAEHLRTSASDRMKLIAQKAKPRLQDSDDISQLDVQLKMNDFISRMQKMLGEPFPPQIQEKLFMLQELFLIVTAA
- the SIMC1 gene encoding SUMO-interacting motif-containing protein 1 isoform X4 translates to MAALPWRAGTGGAHGEAASGAVEGVGEIIDLTCEDANTDPTPSSSLAIIDLTEDMCSLLHSTLGAAQNSRNAAPAAHTSHPQLCPAAEKEIQAVPEPSPAPASHNTSVKLSSTVVTAETMENCSCLSPVSRRHSWSSEQDYSTTAFNSSLDSQSDSDCPSPSPPSLDSNSSMGADGPEEDPPQPCQERNLPPRLSPAPTIPITPGKAQRSLPEASDFPPHQPIQQATPARTDADSKALLDKLHNFSRSGVQHLFLQGIAPNRETEKQKPGLIPSGKLSLVHTTMEENSLEGTLYFLNEFVSCQHCPPKEIICHLIKQMLLDTHEGEILNDIYTLLMKIQMLHPANITTVGWEWTLVKFIMEHQEKPPGWLLFLQYVVQTLEDDFQHHLKSHQLQKSIAKKILSCDLCFSNVKEVVEWLVAAVTGVGFSQPREQLQEARAEHSSSSPRLASTQTAQTDQAQTAFFAQKTMLLLQRMLSMAVEVDKSPTCSSRKIADDIFPFILNIPLRSQREALLNTMESQLLRCRLLELLFQHSCDVPTTSSMSLEKVLYFLSHSSVLPQFQDETATWQRWDEMLQYLSLLLLSYHGVKLVFPLAEHLRTSASDRMKLIAQKAKPRLQDSDDISQLDVQLKMNDFISRMQKMLGEPFPPQIQEKLFMLQELFLIVTAA
- the SIMC1 gene encoding SUMO-interacting motif-containing protein 1 isoform X7, yielding MCSLLHSTLGAAQNSRNAAPAAHTSHPQLCPAAEKEIQAVPEPSPAPASHNTSVKLSSTVVTAETMENCSCLSPVSRRHSWSSEQDYSTTAFNSSLDSQSDSDCPSPSPPSLDSNSSMGADGPEEDPPQPCQERNLPPRLSPAPTIPITPGKAQRSLPEASDFPPHQPIQQATPARTDADSKALLDKLHNFSRSGVQHLFLQGIAPNRETEKQKPGLIPSGKLSLVHTTMEENSLEGTLYFLNEFVSCQHCPPKEIICHLIKQMLLDTHEGEILNDIYTLLMKIQMLHPANITTVGWEWTLVKFIMEHQEKPPGWLLFLQYVVQTLEDDFQHHLKSHQLQKSIAKKILSCDLCFSNVKEVVEWLVAAVTGVGFSQPREQLQEARAEHSSSSPRLASTQTAQTDQAQTAFFAQKTMLLLQRMLSMAVEVDKSPTCSSRKIADDIFPFILNIPLRSQREALLNTMESQLLRCRLLELLFQHSCDVPTTSSMSLEKVLYFLSHSSVLPQFQDETATWQRWDEMLQYLSLLLLSYHGVKLVFPLAEHLRTSASDRMKLIAQKAKPRLQDSDDISQLDVQLKMNDFISRMQKMLGEPFPPQIQEKLFMLQELFLIVTAA